The sequence ACCTCCTCCACGAGACCTGGCGCTTCGGTGACACCGCCTGCAAAGTCAACCTGTTCTTGATCGCCACCAACCGCACGGCCAGCGTGGTCTTCCTCACGGCCGTGGCGCTCAACCGCTACCTGAAGGTGGCGCGGCCACACCACGCGCTGAGCAGGGCCTCGGTTGGGGGCGCTGCCCGCGTGGCCGGGGGTCTCTGGGGGGCACTCCTGCTCCTCAACGGGCACCTGCTGctgaccacccactccagccgGTCCTGCCTCAGTTACCGGCTGGGCACGAGACCCTCGGCCTCGCTCAGATGGCACCAGGCCCTGTTCGTGGTGGAGTTCTTCCTGCCGCTGGCGCTCATCCTCTTTGCCATCGTGAGCATCACGCTCACCATCCGCCGCCGCGGCCTGGACGGGCAGGCGGGCCCGCGGAGGGCCATGCGCGTCCTCGCCGCCGTGGTGGGCGTCTACACTGTCTGCTTCCTGCCTAGCGTGGTCTTCGGCGTCGCTTCCATCGTGGCCTTCCGCCTGCGTGCCTGCCGCGCCCTGGATCTCTGCTCGCAGCTCTTCCACGGCTCCCTGGCCTTCACTTACCTCAACAGCGTCCTAGACCCTGTGCTCTATTGCTTCTCCAGCCCCAGCTTCCTCCGCCAGGGGCGGGCGCTGCTGGGCCTCGCCCAGGGCTGGCAAGGCTCAGACGGCGACAGGAGCACCTACTGGCCCTCCGCCAGGCGCAGGGCATGCTCTAGGAAGGCGGCGGCCACAGGGAGGCTGCAGGCGGAGGTCTCGGAGGAAGACTGACCAGGAAGGCCCCTCCCAGAACTGGGGTTCTGCTGCGGGTGCCTCAGGACGGAGGAATGCCTGGTCCTGGGCTGGAGGGCCAGGGTTCGGCCCTGGACGGTTGCCAGCAAGGGCCCCTCAACCGACCAAAGGACCGCTGCAGGAGCCAGGTGGGTGGCAGGGAGAGAAGAGGGCCTGGGCTTGGAGTCGTGTGTCTGATGTCGTGGGGATGATGTCCTGACAGCACAGAGCACGGTGGCAGGTGGAAACAGCCAGGGACTGCCAGCTCAGCACTGGGCCACAGCTGCCTTGTCCCAGGTCAGAGCCAGGGAACTGCGAGAGCAGAAG is a genomic window of Muntiacus reevesi chromosome 3, mMunRee1.1, whole genome shotgun sequence containing:
- the OXER1 gene encoding oxoeicosanoid receptor 1, giving the protein MTPGNCAGVGQREKRLSGPRPKQPMGFPNLSHPAPLPSLSPSWLPLSLPPSPPSSSPSALTTALGSPGEATASCHPASSPIVSALLAPVLGMEFVLGLVGNSLAFFIFCLRTRPWTSNTVFLVSLVVADFLLILNLPLRVDYYLLHETWRFGDTACKVNLFLIATNRTASVVFLTAVALNRYLKVARPHHALSRASVGGAARVAGGLWGALLLLNGHLLLTTHSSRSCLSYRLGTRPSASLRWHQALFVVEFFLPLALILFAIVSITLTIRRRGLDGQAGPRRAMRVLAAVVGVYTVCFLPSVVFGVASIVAFRLRACRALDLCSQLFHGSLAFTYLNSVLDPVLYCFSSPSFLRQGRALLGLAQGWQGSDGDRSTYWPSARRRACSRKAAATGRLQAEVSEED